The DNA region AAAAAAAGACTGAGCTGAAGGAGACACCTGCCCGACTGCCGCCGTTCGTCCAGCCGGCCGCCGCCCGTCCGCCCGACAAGCCGGCTCGGCGCTCGTCCGGCGGCCGCACCCTCCCACTCATCCAGTAGCCGCGGCGCTGCCTTTATTCCAGGAGGGGCGCCCCTGCCGAGCGGTGAAACCCCACCCTGCCCAAATCCGTCGCCAAGCCACTGGCGTCCCCGATGGAGACATTTCCGCCGCCTCCGATTCCTCCGCTGCCCGCGAATGTCTCctccgctccgccgccgccgccgccgcttctgCATCAGCAGGCCGGGTCTGCTCCTGCGCCGGCAACGCTCCTGGTGCGGCACCTCCCAGAGGCGATCACTCAGGACATGCTCGCCGGGCTCTTCTCCCGCTACGGCGCCACATCCTTTCGCCCATGCGGTGGAAAGTACTCACCTCCTCCCTGTCTGTCACTCCTGCTTTCTTTGGTTCTGCTCTACTGTTAACTCTTTTCATAAGTTGTGATTTACCTAGCAGAGTTCTTTATGTATACTATAATCTCAAAAGTTCTTTGGGTATACTGAGATTTGTCTGCTCGCCTAGGTAGCATATGGTATTTTTTTACTGAAACTATTTTCATCATGACATTGACAGGTTGAGGAACTGTGCGTTTGTGGATTTTAGGGACGAGATGGCGGCCAATCAGGCGCAGTCTCAGTTGAACAGGTTCATTTCCTCAAGCATACGTTCTGCTTGATTACTTGTAAATTTTCTTTGTTCGAGCCAGCTAATAATTATGGATTATCTCCGTGATCTTAATTTTGTGAGTATCTGTCCTTCGTTATTTTCGTTTGCTAAGGGCTGGTTTTGGCAGGTTGAGGCTCCTTGGGAAAGTACTGATACTCGAGAGAGCAAACCAGCCAAATGCCAAGAATGCGAGTGAGAAGCATCATGAGCAATTAGCTCGTGGGGTGCCTCAAGTGCCAAGTATGAATTCCCAAAATCAAAAGAGTTCTACATCAACTGCCGAACCGATCGCTTCTAGGCTTGGTGTGGACTATCCATTTCCTCCTCATCTCGAGTATGTTAGCGCCATCATAGTTGTTTCACTCATTATCTTCCAACATCTTCCTTTTCTTGTGATCGCTTAAGCCATTTCATGTAGCTAATTGATATGTTGTGTCTTACTCGAAATGAAGCTACATTGTTGGCTGTAAAATATCATTTAGTAACTGAAGATGCGAACTGCTATCTGCAACTTCACCTTTGTTTTTGTAGTACTTCTCTTTTCTAATATGTAAGGCATCCACACATTCAAACATTTAGTTTGACCAAGAAAAGGGTGTACCCAGTGCTGAAAGCTCCCACACGAGGTAGTTTTATATTGGTCTAATTGTTGATCAAATTTTAATTTGGAATTTGTGGGCACCTTATATCAAGAAGCAGGGAGTACAATAGTACATTGTATCTCTAATTGAAAAGCTGCCTTCTTTTTCCTGTTTCAATAAAATGCTTGTCTCTATGAGAAGTTAGTAGCTCAATTTACCACTACTGGATTTATGACCTTTATATACAGGCCGTTAACAGTGCAAGTGTTTATGGCCAATTTGCTTATATTATCCAATTGGAAGTAACGAAATCAATCTAGCAAACCACTTCCAAACTATGAAGTTTTATATCCTGACCGAGATGCAATTCTGACTTCTGAGACTCCATACTCCGTAGTTCTGCAATGTTTCATAGTTTTCCAACGAGATCAACCAAGTGATCTGATTCATGCTGGCAGTCCTAATCCTCCATCTTACTTGACAATGTGGATCATGCTCTTTATTTGTTTTTAGGTATGCATATCCACCACCAGATGGAAACATATTGAACAATATTGTCAACTCTCTCATTGCCGTTCCCCGATTTTACAATCAGGTTTATTAGAATTTCAGCCTCGTGAACTACTGATACAATTTGCAGGGCATTACTTTGGGCATTCAGCATGAGCAAATGTATTTGATTGATGTATTTCTGTAACAGGTGTTGCATTTGATGAACAAGATGAACCTTCCAGCTCCATTTCGGATGGCATTGCCTACTCCACCTCTACCATCACAAGggcctcttcctcctccccctccACCACCGCAGCCTTCTATGACAGAGAAACTTCACTTGGCTGATTTGTCTAGTGATGAGTCTGAGATGGAGTCTTCTGATGTTCGTGCCACTTCTTGTGTTTGTATCTTTCAGTTTGTAGTATCTCTGCCAAAAGTTTATGCACACTATATATATTACAGGAAGATGTTGATACAAGGGAAGTCAAGCGCGCAAAGCATGAAGCTATTGTTGGTCCTGCAGTTGATAGAAGTGTCGCTCATGAATCGGTCGGGGTGAAACCAGTTGCATTAGTTCCCAATGAGCTTCAAGTAATAAAAAAGAAAAACCCAGTACTGCAGGTGAAGCATTTTTCTCAAAACTCAAAAGTGAAGCATTCTTTCCCAGAACTCAAAAGTTGAATTACCTTTTCATTCTCTAATGCTATGGTTCTATGCAGATAAAAATTGTCCCTAAGGCTGCTTATAAGGAACTTGCTGATCGGAGTATTATCGACAAGGAATTGGCCTCTAGAGATGAACAACTTGAAGAAAAACATTGTGCCACACCTCAGGaaatagagaaagagaaattACCGACGGAGGAGATTTTGTCCCTTCCCATGTTCAAGGTAGATGAATTCAGTATTTTGTGTCATTTGCAGAGACATTGTGATTACTTGTTGGTCAGCCTGAACATCTCGAGGTTTTAGTGATAATGATATTACCTTTTAACTTCAAGATGATTATAACCAATGCACAGTATGTGTACTATCATCTGTTGTTCACTTTATTTTGTCCTTTGTATCTTGATGATGAGATGCTAATAATTGGCAGAACGATTCCTATTAGCAGATTTTAGATGTAGTTTCATAAGCTGGTGCTGCTAGGTGCTATGTAGTGGGGTCTATTATGTCACTATGACAATGATCAGAATAGAGATCATCATCCGCCCTTCTTTTTTTTACGAAAACAATGGGCAAATGCTGATTTTTCGCAAGTAAATATTACAAAATTTCCCTTCTGTTTATTGAATAACATAGTACAATCTAATTATGTTTTGATGCCTCACTGGCACATGCTTGTGTCTGTTTTGCAGAATTACACTCCAGGGAATCCTGCCAGTGTATTATATATTAAGAACTTGGCAAAGGATGTTGTTCATGATGACTTCTACTATGTCTTTGGTATGACCCAGGGAGGCTGAGTACCGCGTTTCTTGAAATGTTTATATAAGAATTCTGCACATTTTAGTGCCTTCTCATTTCCTCACATTGTTTCAAACTGCTCTTAACAGGATCTGTGTTTGAAAGCTTGGACGCTGCAAGATCTGGCTTAAGTATAAAGTTAATGCAGGTTAGATGTGTACACATGTTTTGCTTGTGCCATGATTATGATAAAAAGGGAACCTATTCATAAATTAATATCCAAAGTATGTTCCTTGCTCCTGCATCTGTGGATCATGGCAAACATTATCGAGAAAGCTGACATTTGTTTTCGGACCACATTAAAAAGTCTGCCACCATTTTGTTTCATTTTGCTAGTGCATCGTGCTGTTTCTGAAATTTTCTTATCTCGCTCCAGGAAGGTCGAATGCGGGGCCAAGCTTTTGTGACGTTTCCATCTGTTGAACATGCTCAACGCGCACTGGTTAGTGACTGCCGATTTTACCCATCAGTTTGTAGTATTGCACAAGAAAGCTAATGTATTGAAATACGGTAGAAACCCCATCAGCATACCCTCAGATCAAAAGCTGCTCACTGGACCCAGCACTAGCAGACTTTGTCTGCAGTAACAAAGTTATTAAGACCAAAAGGGAAAACATCTTACGCAGTTTGTTGTCAAGAAATAAGTTCTTTACAATTGGAGTTTCTTCTTTAATTCCTTATTCAGTCCTTGAGAAGCAGGGGTGCTAAAGAATAACGCCATTTCTGATTTTGCAGAATTTAGCGCATGGTTATGCATTCAAAGGCAAGCCGATGATCATTCAGTTTGGTAGGAACCCTGGTGCTAGCAAAGCGTCCTAGGAGGTTGCATTCTTTCCGATTCTGATTTTCTGTAAAGCTGTTAGAGTTAGCAACCAAGATTGTGGGTATTTTGTGCTGGTGCCCATGAATTGTTAAATTCCATGTGGTATATAACGGCACTTATCTTGTTGCTAGAATTTTAGGTAAGCAACAGCATTGGTTACTTCGGTCGGTTACCATATCTGATGTACCGCATCTCTCCATGAGAACAAATTCTGTACCATTCTACGGGTTTTTTTCTTCAAATTATTTTTATATTTCATGAAATCTCAGATCAATAACACTGTGGGACGATTTGGAGGAGAGGGGGAAATGAGGATGAGAACAATTTGGAGCGCCCTTTATGGCCATAGAGGGTCGGATGACAACTCTGTTAGAGTGACCTTTTTGACAAATATCAAGGGTTGGAGTAGAGCCCACATATTCAGGTCTGTACTTATCCTCATTTCCCCCTCTCCTCCAAATCTTCCTTGGCAAGACTCCTCCAACTGTCCAACACACGCGCAATCCTCAAACCCTAGCTCCTCCGATCCAAACACCTCCTGGTCCCTCGGTCCATCCACCATGGCATCGCCTGCCGGTGATGACAGCCACCTCTTCGCCGGTGTCCACTTCCTCCTCATCGGTTTCGACTGCGTCTCCGTGTCGCAGGTGCGTGCGGCTTCGCCTCCCCGCCCTCCCACTTCGCCACGCGAACCTAACTCTTCCATCTTGGATACTAACTTCCGGTGGTGCGTTCCTGTAGTACCGGTCGAAGTTGGTGCAGAGCGGCGGCACCGACGCCATGCAATTTGGCGGCGGGTGGACCCACATCGTCGTGCGCGGCCTTGTCTACGTGAGTCTGGCTTTACGGATCTGCGCTCATCGATACTTTTGGTGCTTTCTTGCGGATATGGTACTGATATTGGCTCTGTGCAGGATGACCCGGTCTGCGCGGTGGCGCGGGCGCAAGGGAATAAGGTTGTCAGCAAGATGTGGGTGGATGATAGGTTGGATCAGGGTGTGCTTGCCGATGCTGATAAGGTCCGTTTCTGTGCTAATTGTCTACTTCTATATTTGCGTACCATGCCACAAACTTTCTCAGTTGTTGCTACTCTTGTCGCAGTAATGTAGTTACTTTTGTGGTCACAGTTCTGCCACTGCTCGAGTTTCCTGAAGCAGCAATATTTGTTTCCTTTGCCAGGTTATTTATTGGCCAGCCAGAGATTTGAAGGGAATACCTGGTAGTGGCTCACTGCAGATTTGCTTGACGGGGTACCAAATGAAGGACCGCAAAGATATAATGGTAACTGCTTGCCATTTGTATCCTCATATCTCCTAGTCAAAACTCTGAAACATGGCAACCTTTAGTTAATTCTTCAAACATAACATATATACAAATGTGAAGTTTTGGTCACATTGTGCAGTGATTTTCTTTGACTTTCATGCAATCAGGGGAGAGATACTTTCCTTTTCTTTCTCTACAAGGAGAGATACATGCAATCAGGGGAGAGATACTTTCCTTTTTCTGGAGGGCCAAGATCGGAATTACGAGGAATTAGAACAAATGCACCTTATATTGTGGAATTTTATCAAAAAAacaaatacaccttatataaagaaacggagggagtagttgagTTATTGGATTTTGTGGTTTACTGGTTATATATATCTTGACTTATAATGTACTGTGTTCCTTTTCGTTCTTAATGCAGAAAATGGTATCTTTGATGGGTGCACAATTCTCCAAACCTTTGTTAGCACCCTCAGTCACTCATCTTGTTTGCTATAAATTTGAAGTTTTGTTGCTTTTAGCAGACAGTCAGTGCCATAATTATGCATGGATAGTTCATTTTCGTTTTGTTGTTTTTCCTTCCGCGGTTCTTCGTTGCTGTTTCTTTGTAGTAGTGAACATGCATTTGCAAGCGCTGAcatattttttttatttcctAC from Triticum urartu cultivar G1812 unplaced genomic scaffold, Tu2.1 TuUngrouped_contig_5774, whole genome shotgun sequence includes:
- the LOC125529689 gene encoding uncharacterized protein LOC125529689, producing the protein METFPPPPIPPLPANVSSAPPPPPPLLHQQAGSAPAPATLLVRHLPEAITQDMLAGLFSRYGATSFRPCGGKLRNCAFVDFRDEMAANQAQSQLNRLRLLGKVLILERANQPNAKNASEKHHEQLARGVPQVPSMNSQNQKSSTSTAEPIASRLGVDYPFPPHLEYAYPPPDGNILNNIVNSLIAVPRFYNQVLHLMNKMNLPAPFRMALPTPPLPSQGPLPPPPPPPQPSMTEKLHLADLSSDESEMESSDEDVDTREVKRAKHEAIVGPAVDRSVAHESVGVKPVALVPNELQVIKKKNPVLQIKIVPKAAYKELADRSIIDKELASRDEQLEEKHCATPQEIEKEKLPTEEILSLPMFKNYTPGNPASVLYIKNLAKDVVHDDFYYVFGSVFESLDAARSGLSIKLMQEGRMRGQAFVTFPSVEHAQRALINNTVGRFGGEGEMRMRTIWSALYGHRGSDDNSVRVTFLTNIKGWSRAHIFRSVLILISPSPPNLPWQDSSNCPTHAQSSNPSSSDPNTSWSLGPSTMASPAGDDSHLFAGVHFLLIGFDCVSVSQYRSKLVQSGGTDAMQFGGGWTHIVVRGLVYDDPVCAVARAQGNKVVSKMWVDDRLDQGVLADADKVIYWPARDLKGIPGSGSLQICLTGYQMKDRKDIMVTACHFGHRRFLSLLNLERGVVPLSHLDKAEGVRARAAAEGEAIPRVHGDLEFIRPRILTASSSFSSPAAALVVSQWVDCGKSRKDVPLVSSVESADSLRDPYVPNDFADDGSNAMSLGGCSGDDEEFDKTLYNFYLNNKVKYLKRKLSSAGRRNVCNSNGKWKFTHIYTVIRMPFFTV